Within the Hevea brasiliensis isolate MT/VB/25A 57/8 chromosome 2, ASM3005281v1, whole genome shotgun sequence genome, the region CTGGATTATTCAATTTGTTTTATGTGGGTATTGGAGCTGGTTGGGATCCACATTGATCAACATATTGCATGTAAACGTTAGATTAGATTTTACAATGTTAGGTATTTCTAAACCTTAAAAAAAATGTTGTAACCAGCAATGGATTGGCTACTTTTTCCTTCAAATTTTGTTTTTTTGTATTGCTTTAATGGCTGCGCATTAATCCCTTCTCATGATGCGGCCCATCTTATAATAGGGTTTTTAGTTTTTGTTTTTTAAGATGAAAAATGAAACGGTGCCACTCACTAGTGAGCTAGGGATTGATTGGTTGAAATGAATTACTTCTTAGAAATTCTACTTTTCAGGAAGTTATTTAATTTAGGGTCAGAGAAAAAGATAGTCTTTCATTTTTTAAGATCTAAGTGTATTACTGCTTTCTACTGTAGATTCACAGCGAATCACCCGGCTGACAATTCCTGGGTTTTGCTTGCTGACTGACAAAGCTACCAACCATTATTGTAAAAATAAGAAAGAGAAAACTTTTGTGTAAAATTTGAGGGTTTGTTCATCAGTGAAGAGACGCTCACTGGCCTCACGCTGGTACGTTCCTACCATTTGAATgtcaattaattatatgaaattctTACAAAAATTAAGGTACTTATTAGATATGTAAAGGAATAATATTTGGATGGAGTGTATTGAGACCTTTAAAGCAAGATGAGATAACAAAATCTTACCTCTTTGAAATATACTTCTCTCAAACACCACTATTTTAAACGCTTTTACATACCCTACCATTTTAAAATCTACTTTGAGCACCTTCTCTTGCAGCCAAAGGAAATGTCAACGATATTTCCTAGCGCAAAGGCTCACAACATCAAGACGCATCTTCCAACAGGGCAAGAGTCACTCCATGCATTTAAtaaaaccattttttttttttaagctgtCTGATATGATGAGAATCTCAATAAATTACTTGTATGTTTACATCATCACATGAGATTAACCTGTCAGCCTCTCTAGTTACTTGAACTGTACACAAATacattatattgatacatacGACATCAAGAAGAAAAATATTGAAAAACGGTTTCCTCTTGCGAGTGGAACCTAAATTACAGACTAAGCAGGATACAAACTAGATCACTGGCAGAAATCGTTTTGCTGCTTCCATCCACTAATTATAATCAGCATTTCTCATTCTTCAATGTGTCTTGTCATTTTTGTTTTTTGTCAGACCCAGTAGTGCTGTTATCTGCTGCAGCAACTAATGCCAACTCCATCAACCTCTCATAATCTATTTCTGTTGACTTGTACTTTAACTTGATCCCTCCTTGAGTCCATGATCTAATGCAAAGAATGGCTTGTGTGCTATCATGTGGCATACAAAACCGTTGCTTATCGATCTCATCACCCTTACTGCAGAAGAGTTCTTCAGGAGCTACTGAAGTTGGCTGCACAGCCAAAAAATCCCTTGCCATTATAGAAAGCCGAGGGTAACGCGTGCTGTTGACCTTCCACCACTCTAGAACATCTGTTGGTATTGGAGCGGGAGGCTCGGATAGATACTGAGTGAGCTCATCAGTAGAATTGCTTAAGCTTGCCCTGCGCTTTTTTCGAGCAATTTCCTCTGCAAAGGAAACACTGCCTCCATCTTCAATCTCTTGACTACCATATCCACTTGTCATGGATGAAAAATGGCTTGAAGTGTAATTTCTTATGAAATGGTTTCTGGCTTCATCTAGATAATTTCCTGTGCTAAGACTCTCAGGGATGAGCTCACTTTTTATTCGGGGATCAAGAATTGCAGTCATGTAGGTGAATATGTTGGAAACCTGACTGTTGTAACTCCTGGCCTTCTTGGCCATTTCTTCTGCGGCATTTTTAAGCCAATCTGGACTGTGACGAGACTCTCTGCATATGGTAATCATCTCAGAAATATGATCCATGAAGAAGAGAACTAATCCAATGGTTAGTAACTTGTTTGTGCATATGTTATTGGTTGTTTTGTAGAAAGGCTCCAAATATCCATGCACAATACTAACTGCATTCTTTTCTGTAGAGCTAAGCAACATCCTACCACCTAATGTTTCCTCGTACTTCCTCATAACACTATCCATAGACTTACCAGCCTGCAATTGCCAATAAATTCCCAGTTTAGCATGACTCACCACATCCATATTTAAAGTGTGTCAGCATCTAAAATGTatgcatgtgtgtgtgtgtaagcaACTTTGTCATATCTAAAGAGGAGATCTCAGATCAAAGAGCAAGTACCTTGCGCACAAGATCAAGCATCTGGTAATTACCACTCCACCGTGCTGAAGTTTCAAGTGGGAACTTCCAACTGCCTTCCTGATAAGCTGTAGTTATTTGAATAAAATCTTCTGCCATCTCTACTGAGGAATTTAATTCTAATACAAACTCCCTGATCTTAGAGATAACTGGTTTTGTGGTTCTTAATCCATCATCTATAATCAAATTCAAAGCACGAGCAGCACAAGGAATATAGCAGAAAGGCGTCAATTTCTGACCTTCTAAATCCTCTTTTAGGGTGTGGCAGGCATGAATGGCATTCTGACTATTATCATGGGTGCAGGAGAGGACTCTATTCTCTATGTTGTACATCTTAAGAACCTTTGTTAGGGAATGATAGATCTCAGAACTGCCACAAGGGTAAGGTATATGACAAATGTCAAGAAGTATCTTTTGGAAGGACCAGTGTTCATCTATCCATTGACAAGTGACACTCATATAGAATATCTGCTCATAAGAAGTCCAGAAATCCAAAATGATTGAAACCTTAGAAGAAACCTGTTCCACTGATGCCCTCACATCTTCCTGCATGCTCCTGAAAACTTCACGAAATACTGCTTTGTACTTGTCACCTGACCAGAGTTGTATTGATGGGTTCAGAAATTTAAATGAGTTAGCCAACCACTTTTCCTCCAAGGATGAAGGAGGAAGAGAAGCTAAGATAAGCCACTTAATGAGCAACCAATTCAGATGATCATAATCCACATGTGCTTTTCCCTGAGGTTGAGCTTTCTTGATCACAGTGATGGGTTGTGGTGCTGAAGTGGTGACAGAATCTCCAGACTTATCATATCCTGGATGCCGATTACTGAGGTGCCTTCCCAAATTGCCTTCACCATTGTAGATAATATGT harbors:
- the LOC110646860 gene encoding putative AC transposase isoform X2 yields the protein MDWTVNNAFKTYKDIEPKSVMDMAIMQNVDTTDIGLGSSDKGNAVVPTKRKKTMTSVYLKYFETAPDGKSRRCKFCGQSYSIATATGNLGRHLSNRHPGYDKSGDSVTTSAPQPITVIKKAQPQGKAHVDYDHLNWLLIKWLILASLPPSSLEEKWLANSFKFLNPSIQLWSGDKYKAVFREVFRSMQEDVRASVEQVSSKVSIILDFWTSYEQIFYMSVTCQWIDEHWSFQKILLDICHIPYPCGSSEIYHSLTKVLKMYNIENRVLSCTHDNSQNAIHACHTLKEDLEGQKLTPFCYIPCAARALNLIIDDGLRTTKPVISKIREFVLELNSSVEMAEDFIQITTAYQEGSWKFPLETSARWSGNYQMLDLVRKAGKSMDSVMRKYEETLGGRMLLSSTEKNAVSIVHGYLEPFYKTTNNICTNKLLTIGLVLFFMDHISEMITICRESRHSPDWLKNAAEEMAKKARSYNSQVSNIFTYMTAILDPRIKSELIPESLSTGNYLDEARNHFIRNYTSSHFSSMTSGYGSQEIEDGGSVSFAEEIARKKRRASLSNSTDELTQYLSEPPAPIPTDVLEWWKVNSTRYPRLSIMARDFLAVQPTSVAPEELFCSKGDEIDKQRFCMPHDSTQAILCIRSWTQGGIKLKYKSTEIDYERLMELALVAAADNSTTGSDKKQK
- the LOC110646860 gene encoding putative AC transposase isoform X1; its protein translation is MNFETGTVSGRAANQMDWTVNNAFKTYKDIEPKSVMDMAIMQNVDTTDIGLGSSDKGNAVVPTKRKKTMTSVYLKYFETAPDGKSRRCKFCGQSYSIATATGNLGRHLSNRHPGYDKSGDSVTTSAPQPITVIKKAQPQGKAHVDYDHLNWLLIKWLILASLPPSSLEEKWLANSFKFLNPSIQLWSGDKYKAVFREVFRSMQEDVRASVEQVSSKVSIILDFWTSYEQIFYMSVTCQWIDEHWSFQKILLDICHIPYPCGSSEIYHSLTKVLKMYNIENRVLSCTHDNSQNAIHACHTLKEDLEGQKLTPFCYIPCAARALNLIIDDGLRTTKPVISKIREFVLELNSSVEMAEDFIQITTAYQEGSWKFPLETSARWSGNYQMLDLVRKAGKSMDSVMRKYEETLGGRMLLSSTEKNAVSIVHGYLEPFYKTTNNICTNKLLTIGLVLFFMDHISEMITICRESRHSPDWLKNAAEEMAKKARSYNSQVSNIFTYMTAILDPRIKSELIPESLSTGNYLDEARNHFIRNYTSSHFSSMTSGYGSQEIEDGGSVSFAEEIARKKRRASLSNSTDELTQYLSEPPAPIPTDVLEWWKVNSTRYPRLSIMARDFLAVQPTSVAPEELFCSKGDEIDKQRFCMPHDSTQAILCIRSWTQGGIKLKYKSTEIDYERLMELALVAAADNSTTGSDKKQK